The following proteins are encoded in a genomic region of Alosa alosa isolate M-15738 ecotype Scorff River chromosome 10, AALO_Geno_1.1, whole genome shotgun sequence:
- the cstf1 gene encoding cleavage stimulation factor subunit 1, which yields MYRPKPTLKDRQHLYKLIISQLLYDGYTNIANSLINEVKPANVVSPSEQLMQLAKIGMENDDSAVQYAIGRSDTVAPGVGIDLEFDADVQTMSPEASEYETCYVTSHKGPCRVATYSRDGQLIATGSADASIKILDTERMLAKSAMPIEVMMNETAQQNMENHPVIRTLYDHVDEVTCLAFHPTEQILASGSRDYTLKLFDYSKPSAKRAFKHIQEAEMLRSISFHPSGDFLLVGTQHPTLRLYDVNTFQCFVSCNPLDQHTDTICSVSYNPTANSYVTCSKDGSIKLWDGVSNRCVATFDKAHDGAEVCSAIFSKNSKYILSSGKDSVAKLWEISTGRTLVKYTGAGLSGRQMHRTQGVFNHTEDYVLLPDERTISLCCWDSRTAERKNLLSLGHNNIVRCIVHSPTNPGFMTCSDDFRARFWYRRTTTD from the exons ATGTACCGCCCCAAGCCCACGTTGAAAGACCGACAACATCTTTACAAGTTAATCATCAGCCAGTTATTATATGATGGGTACACCAACATTGCCAACAGTCTTATCAACGAAGTCAAGCCCGCCAACGTTGTCTCTCCCTCCGAACAGCTCATGCAGCTCGCTAAAATAG GGATGGAAAACGatgacagtgcagtgcagtacgCCATCGGACGCTCGGATACCGTGGCTCCAGGAGTGGGTATCGATTTGGAGTTTGACGCAGATGTACAAACCATGTCCCCCGAAGCGTCCGAGTACGAGACGTGCTACGTGACTTCGCACAAGGGCCCTTGCCGAGTGGCCACGTACAGCCGAGATGGGCAGTTGATCGCCACTGGGTCTGCCGACGCCTCAATCAAGATCCTGGACACAGAACGGATGCTGGCCAAGAGTGCCATGCCGATAGAA GTGATGATGAACGAGACAGCACAGCAGAACATGGAGAACCACCCGGTCATCCGGACCCTCTACGACCATGTGGACGAGGTCACGTGCCTAGCCTTCCACCCCACGGAACAGATCCTGGCATCGGGCTCGCGGGACTACACACTCAAGCTGTTCGACTACTCTAAACCATCAGCCAAAAGAGCCTTCAAACACATACAG GAAGCAGAGATGCTGCGCTCGATCTCCTTCCACCCGTCGGGCGACTTCCTGCTGGTGGGCACGCAGCACCCAACGCTGCGCCTGTACGACGTCAACACCTTCCAGTGCTTCGTCTCGTGCAACCCGCTGGACCAGCACACGGACACCATCTGCAGCGTCAGCTACAACCCCACCGCCAACAGTTACGTCACCTGCAGCAAGGATGGCAGCATCAAGCTGTGGGACGGCGTGTCAAACCGCTGCGTGGCCACCTTCGACAAGGCACACGACGGCGCAGAGGTCTGCTCGGCCATCTTCTCCAAGAACTCCAAGTACATCCTTTCCAGCGGGAAGGACTCTGTGGCCAAGCTGTGGGAGATCTCCACTGGACGCACGCTGGTCAAGTACACAG gtgcGGGTTTGAGCGGGCGTCAGATGCACCGCACGCAGGGTGTGTTCAATCACACAGAGGACTACGTGTTGCTGCCGGACGAGCGCACCATCAGCCTGTGCTGCTGGGACTCGCGCACGGCCGAGAGGAAGAACCTGCTCTCGCTCGGACACAACAACATTGTGCGCTGCATCGTCCACTCGCCCACCAACCCCGGCTTCATGACCTGCAGCGATGACTTCCGTGCGCGCTTCTGGTACCGCCGCACCACCACCgactga
- the cass4 gene encoding cas scaffolding protein family member 4 isoform X1: MENVLAKALYDNTAECSDELAFRKGDILTVMDQNVAGSIGWWKCSLHGRQGLAPANRLLVLSPSQAEALYSKTSSQADKPSLPGSSPVRQAPQSIYQVPSVPRNCNSSPAYECMERIYEVPSSAPHPACWSPGPLPLRQEGIGSPTKAKSTAPSPTAEVYDVPSLVRKASLVNTQAPNLRTRKSSLASDLEKRYEIMDTKISNSCSQNNVYAVPPSISPEPNYDIPVPATIDAEHRLAGSYSTLPIPRKSEWIYDVPAATEKSGNYGTMPAKVASARVWPPKSSSPGSDTSLYDIPKPSPNVLQGEGGTSPTGIYDIPPGQKQTEGPESAPVSQEALPSRGAMASRESLLSRAEPFSPRGHVPLECRANCGPTYDHPRGRLPRGRLGLMSLLEEDGSRGEHRPGSRTSRSSTTDSQRISTASTSSTASSSSTSSCDSLALSSSSSPELLREVTLAQDEVCRRLAGLQDEVCRDVPRLMLFVSSRWRCREHLAEHLPAVRAAAEAIASSVTHFLNFASDVRGNARRLTDANLQARLLKQLSIVEDSGLILQQAVEALDKVGWKLDILAQDPGQAQTPDQLERFVMVARTMPEDIKRLVSILNANGKLLFRLVQKEPESPQKNTALPDLKKDKGKSKQVADPDEDDNDYVQLQKFEQKQKKVPVDRTSKEIPNTPKSQACSSSSSSSSQNERAPPPPPTAPKPLLRQPSQSVLSEHCRLYFGALQRAINEFVSSILAGQPPEAFISHSKLVIMVGQKLVNTLCNEAHKDGSGNNNTTCAASNWYTTTNNSTSASSNSRSDLLHRSNHLCALLKQLAVATKKAALHFPDQLALQEAQTFAKELAQRAMQFRQSLEV, encoded by the exons ATGGAG AACGTCCTCGCCAAAGCCCTCTATGACAACACGGCAGAGTGCTCGGATGAGCTGGCCTTCCGGAAGGGTGACATCCTCACGGTGATGGACCAGAATGTGGCGGGCAGCATCGGTTGGTGGAAGTGCTCCCTGCACGGGCGCCAGGGCCTCGCACCGGCCAACCGGCTGcttgtcctctctccctcccaggcGGAGGCGCTCTACTCCAAGACCTCCAGTCAGGCAGACAAGCCCTCCCTGCCGGGCTCCTCCCCAGTCAGGCAAGCCCCCCAGAGCATCTACCAGGTGCCCTCGGTGCCCAGGAATTGTAACTCCAGCCCTGCGTATGAGTGCATGGAGCGCATCTATGAGGTGCCCTCCTCCGCCCCACACCCTGCCTGCTGGAGCCCAGGGCCCTTGCCACTCAGACAAGAGGGCATAGGCTCACCCACAAAG GCCAAAAGCACAGCACCCAGTCCTACAGCGGAGGTGTATGATGTCCCCAGCCTGGTGCGAAAAGCTTCTCTCGTCAAT ACTCAGGCTCCAAATCTGAGGACACGGAAATCTTCTCTGGCCTCTGATCTTGAGAAGCGCTATGAGATCATGGACACCAAGATAAGCAACAGCTGCAGCCAAAATAAT GTGTACGCTGTGCCTCCATCCATATCCCCGGAGCCCAACTATGACATCCCTGTGCCCGCTACCATTGATGCCGAACACAGACTggcaggcagctacagcactcTGCCAATACCCCGCAAATCTGAGTGGATTTATGACGTGCCGGCAGCCACAGAGAAATCTGGCAACTATGGCACCATGCCAGCCAAAGTGGCGAGCGCTCGCGTTTGGCCTCCCAAGAGCTCCAGCCCTGGCTCAGACACGTCCCTCTATGACATCCCAAAACCCAGCCCGAATGTTctgcagggagagggaggaaccAGCCCTACCGGCATTTACGACATCCCCCCGGGACAAAAGCAGACAGAGGGGCCTGAGAGTGCCCCTGTTTCCCAAGAGGCATTGCCTTCCCGTGGTGCCATGGCTTCACGGGAGTCTCTGCTCTCTCGAGCTGAGCCATTCTCCCCCCGGGGCCACGTGCCGCTGGAGTGCCGGGCGAACTGCGGCCCTACGTACGACCACCCGCGCGGTCGCCTGCCCCGCGGCCGACTGGGCCTCATGTCCCTGCTGGAGGAGGATGGGAGCAGGGGGGAGCACAGGCCTGGCAGCCGCACATCCCGCTCGTCCACCACCGACAGCCAGCGAATCAGCACGGCGTCCACCTCCTCCACGGCCTCCAGCTCGTCCACCAGCTCGTGTGACTCCCTGGCCCTCAGCTCCTCGTCGTCGCCGGAGCTGCTGCGCGAGGTAACGCTGGCACAGGACGAGGTGTGCCGGCGGCTGGCCGGGCTGCAGGACGAGGTTTGCCGTGACGTGCCACGGCTCATGCTGTTCGTCAGCAGCCGCTGGCGCTGCCGCGAGCACCTGGCCGAGCACCTGCCGGCCGTGCGTGCCGCCGCCGAGGCCATCGCCAGCTCCGTCACACACTTCCTCAACTTTGCGTCGGACGTGCGGGGCAATGCGCGGCGCCTTACTGACGCCAACCTCCAGGCGCGGCTGCTCAAGCAGCTCTCCATCGTGGAGGACTCGGGGCTCATTCTGCAGCAGGCTGTGGAGGCCCTGGACAAGGTGGGCTGGAAACTGGACATTCTGGCACAGGACCCAGGTCAGGCGCAGACCCCCGACCAGCTGGAGCGGTTCGTCATGGTGGCGCGCACGATGCCTGAGGACATCAAACGCCTTGTGTCCATCCTCAATGCCAATGGAAAGCTTCTGTTCCGACTGGTGCAGAAGGAGCCGGAATCGCCACAAAAAAACACAGCGCTGCCAGATCTGAAAAAAGACAAGGGCAAGAGTAAGCAGGTGGCAGACCCAGATGAAGATGATAATGATTATGTCCAGCTACAG AAGTTCGAGCAGAAACAAAAGAAAGTACCGGTTGACAGAACATCCAAGGAGATTCCAAATACTCCCAAGAGTCAG GCGTGCTCTTCGTCTTCCTCTTCAAGCTCTCAGAATGAGAGGGctccccccccgccccccacgGCACCCAAACCGCTCCTCAGACAGCCCTCGCAGTCGGTGCTCTCGGAACACTGCCGTCTGTACTTCGGCGCGCTACAGCGGGCCATCAACGAGTTTGTGAGCAGCATCCTGGCTGGCCAGCCCCCTGAAGCCTTCATCTCCCACAGCAAGCTGGTGATCATGGTGGGCCAGAAGCTGGTCAACACGCTGTGCAACGAGGCCCACAAAGACGGCAGTGGGAACAACAACACCACCTGCGCCGCCAGCAATTGGTataccaccaccaacaacagcaccagcgccagcagcaacagcaggagTGACCTGCTGCACAGGAGCAACCACCTGTGCGCCCTCCTGAAGCAGCTAGCGGTGGCCACCAAGAAGGCCGCCTTGCACTTCCCTGACCAGCTGGCGCTCCAGGAGGCTCAGACTTTTGCCAAGGAGCTGGCCCAGCGGGCAATGCAGTTCCGGCAGTCACTGGAGGTCTGA
- the cass4 gene encoding cas scaffolding protein family member 4 isoform X2, translating to MSLSPLPCGNVLAKALYDNTAECSDELAFRKGDILTVMDQNVAGSIGWWKCSLHGRQGLAPANRLLVLSPSQAEALYSKTSSQADKPSLPGSSPVRQAPQSIYQVPSVPRNCNSSPAYECMERIYEVPSSAPHPACWSPGPLPLRQEGIGSPTKAKSTAPSPTAEVYDVPSLVRKASLVNTQAPNLRTRKSSLASDLEKRYEIMDTKISNSCSQNNVYAVPPSISPEPNYDIPVPATIDAEHRLAGSYSTLPIPRKSEWIYDVPAATEKSGNYGTMPAKVASARVWPPKSSSPGSDTSLYDIPKPSPNVLQGEGGTSPTGIYDIPPGQKQTEGPESAPVSQEALPSRGAMASRESLLSRAEPFSPRGHVPLECRANCGPTYDHPRGRLPRGRLGLMSLLEEDGSRGEHRPGSRTSRSSTTDSQRISTASTSSTASSSSTSSCDSLALSSSSSPELLREVTLAQDEVCRRLAGLQDEVCRDVPRLMLFVSSRWRCREHLAEHLPAVRAAAEAIASSVTHFLNFASDVRGNARRLTDANLQARLLKQLSIVEDSGLILQQAVEALDKVGWKLDILAQDPGQAQTPDQLERFVMVARTMPEDIKRLVSILNANGKLLFRLVQKEPESPQKNTALPDLKKDKGKSKQVADPDEDDNDYVQLQKFEQKQKKVPVDRTSKEIPNTPKSQACSSSSSSSSQNERAPPPPPTAPKPLLRQPSQSVLSEHCRLYFGALQRAINEFVSSILAGQPPEAFISHSKLVIMVGQKLVNTLCNEAHKDGSGNNNTTCAASNWYTTTNNSTSASSNSRSDLLHRSNHLCALLKQLAVATKKAALHFPDQLALQEAQTFAKELAQRAMQFRQSLEV from the exons ATGTCCCTCAGTCCACTGCCATGTGGG AACGTCCTCGCCAAAGCCCTCTATGACAACACGGCAGAGTGCTCGGATGAGCTGGCCTTCCGGAAGGGTGACATCCTCACGGTGATGGACCAGAATGTGGCGGGCAGCATCGGTTGGTGGAAGTGCTCCCTGCACGGGCGCCAGGGCCTCGCACCGGCCAACCGGCTGcttgtcctctctccctcccaggcGGAGGCGCTCTACTCCAAGACCTCCAGTCAGGCAGACAAGCCCTCCCTGCCGGGCTCCTCCCCAGTCAGGCAAGCCCCCCAGAGCATCTACCAGGTGCCCTCGGTGCCCAGGAATTGTAACTCCAGCCCTGCGTATGAGTGCATGGAGCGCATCTATGAGGTGCCCTCCTCCGCCCCACACCCTGCCTGCTGGAGCCCAGGGCCCTTGCCACTCAGACAAGAGGGCATAGGCTCACCCACAAAG GCCAAAAGCACAGCACCCAGTCCTACAGCGGAGGTGTATGATGTCCCCAGCCTGGTGCGAAAAGCTTCTCTCGTCAAT ACTCAGGCTCCAAATCTGAGGACACGGAAATCTTCTCTGGCCTCTGATCTTGAGAAGCGCTATGAGATCATGGACACCAAGATAAGCAACAGCTGCAGCCAAAATAAT GTGTACGCTGTGCCTCCATCCATATCCCCGGAGCCCAACTATGACATCCCTGTGCCCGCTACCATTGATGCCGAACACAGACTggcaggcagctacagcactcTGCCAATACCCCGCAAATCTGAGTGGATTTATGACGTGCCGGCAGCCACAGAGAAATCTGGCAACTATGGCACCATGCCAGCCAAAGTGGCGAGCGCTCGCGTTTGGCCTCCCAAGAGCTCCAGCCCTGGCTCAGACACGTCCCTCTATGACATCCCAAAACCCAGCCCGAATGTTctgcagggagagggaggaaccAGCCCTACCGGCATTTACGACATCCCCCCGGGACAAAAGCAGACAGAGGGGCCTGAGAGTGCCCCTGTTTCCCAAGAGGCATTGCCTTCCCGTGGTGCCATGGCTTCACGGGAGTCTCTGCTCTCTCGAGCTGAGCCATTCTCCCCCCGGGGCCACGTGCCGCTGGAGTGCCGGGCGAACTGCGGCCCTACGTACGACCACCCGCGCGGTCGCCTGCCCCGCGGCCGACTGGGCCTCATGTCCCTGCTGGAGGAGGATGGGAGCAGGGGGGAGCACAGGCCTGGCAGCCGCACATCCCGCTCGTCCACCACCGACAGCCAGCGAATCAGCACGGCGTCCACCTCCTCCACGGCCTCCAGCTCGTCCACCAGCTCGTGTGACTCCCTGGCCCTCAGCTCCTCGTCGTCGCCGGAGCTGCTGCGCGAGGTAACGCTGGCACAGGACGAGGTGTGCCGGCGGCTGGCCGGGCTGCAGGACGAGGTTTGCCGTGACGTGCCACGGCTCATGCTGTTCGTCAGCAGCCGCTGGCGCTGCCGCGAGCACCTGGCCGAGCACCTGCCGGCCGTGCGTGCCGCCGCCGAGGCCATCGCCAGCTCCGTCACACACTTCCTCAACTTTGCGTCGGACGTGCGGGGCAATGCGCGGCGCCTTACTGACGCCAACCTCCAGGCGCGGCTGCTCAAGCAGCTCTCCATCGTGGAGGACTCGGGGCTCATTCTGCAGCAGGCTGTGGAGGCCCTGGACAAGGTGGGCTGGAAACTGGACATTCTGGCACAGGACCCAGGTCAGGCGCAGACCCCCGACCAGCTGGAGCGGTTCGTCATGGTGGCGCGCACGATGCCTGAGGACATCAAACGCCTTGTGTCCATCCTCAATGCCAATGGAAAGCTTCTGTTCCGACTGGTGCAGAAGGAGCCGGAATCGCCACAAAAAAACACAGCGCTGCCAGATCTGAAAAAAGACAAGGGCAAGAGTAAGCAGGTGGCAGACCCAGATGAAGATGATAATGATTATGTCCAGCTACAG AAGTTCGAGCAGAAACAAAAGAAAGTACCGGTTGACAGAACATCCAAGGAGATTCCAAATACTCCCAAGAGTCAG GCGTGCTCTTCGTCTTCCTCTTCAAGCTCTCAGAATGAGAGGGctccccccccgccccccacgGCACCCAAACCGCTCCTCAGACAGCCCTCGCAGTCGGTGCTCTCGGAACACTGCCGTCTGTACTTCGGCGCGCTACAGCGGGCCATCAACGAGTTTGTGAGCAGCATCCTGGCTGGCCAGCCCCCTGAAGCCTTCATCTCCCACAGCAAGCTGGTGATCATGGTGGGCCAGAAGCTGGTCAACACGCTGTGCAACGAGGCCCACAAAGACGGCAGTGGGAACAACAACACCACCTGCGCCGCCAGCAATTGGTataccaccaccaacaacagcaccagcgccagcagcaacagcaggagTGACCTGCTGCACAGGAGCAACCACCTGTGCGCCCTCCTGAAGCAGCTAGCGGTGGCCACCAAGAAGGCCGCCTTGCACTTCCCTGACCAGCTGGCGCTCCAGGAGGCTCAGACTTTTGCCAAGGAGCTGGCCCAGCGGGCAATGCAGTTCCGGCAGTCACTGGAGGTCTGA